The DNA segment GATGCAGGATCTGCTCGGTGGATAGAGGTAGGTCTTGGTAGGCGGCGTCCACGCCGGCCCACCTGCCCTCCAGGTATAGCGAGCGGACGAACTCGGACCCCTGTACGTACGGGAAGATGAAGTCCTGCTTCATGAACTCCGGGGCGCGGTCGTAAACCGGAGTGTGCAGGTTGTCGTAGAAGGCGATGATCTCCTCGATGTCCTGCTCCGCGGCGTAGGTGCGGGCCCATTGTTCTTCGAGCAGGGATGCATCGCCCTCGACCAGGCTGCGGATGCCGGCACAGCGTTCGGAATCGGCCTCGCAGGCATCGTCGGTGAAGTTCATCTTCCCCTGAAAGTCGTAGTTCTGGTCCTGCAGGGCGTGAACGAACTCGTGAGCGTGGGTCAGGCGTTCGGGCCCACCGAATCCTTCACCGCCGACGACGAACATCCGCTTGACCTCATCGTCGTAGTAGCCCGCCACCTGCTCGCTGTACAGCTCGATGTAGAAGTCCAACAGTTCGAAATCGGCAGGGAGCAACCCGAGCAGCGCCAGCACCTGGGTGTCGTCCCTTGCTTCCTCGAGGCTATAGTCGCCGAGGAAGTCGTCGAGCACACGCTGGCGCAGCTGATCCGGGCTGAGCAGCGTGCGATCCGAGGGTCGGTTGGGGTACAGGCCGCGCAGCGTGATGACCTGCTGCTCGATCTCCTCCATTTTGGCCAGGGCTTCGGGGCTGATCGGGAGACCGTCCCCAGAGGCGGAAGGCGTGGTCTCGGCGGGCAGGCCTGGAGGGCTTGTGGATTCTGCGGTCGGAAGCAAGATTGCCGGCCCCTGGGACGCAGTCGGCAGCGCTGGTTGGGCGGGCGAAGGGATGAGGCCCTTCACCAAGCTGCAGGCGAGGGTGGATGTCAGGAGCAGAGCGGTAAGATACAGAAGTACGGACCTGCGCATTCGGCCTCCGAGGCGGCGGAGATTGTATCATCGCGGGTTGCATTGGCCACCGCAGCTGGCGGTGGGGAGGCCGGCAGGAGCGCTAGGCGCCGGCGGCGGGGCGAGGGGGAAGATCAGGGTTGGATCAGCGTGATCTCGGTCTGCGGAGTGCTCAGCCACTCCAGGCTGGCCTCGGCCACCCGAACATCCTCTTCAGCGTACACTGGGCCGTATCCCTCCAGCTGAACCCCCAGTTCAATGGCGAAGACGTTGCCGACCTCGATGGCGCTGAAGGGGGTACGGCCGTATCGCTCCCAGCGGGGTCCGAGCACGGTCGAACCGTCGTGCGCCACGCGGCCGAGGTGATGGCCGAAGGCGTGTAGGTATTCTGGATAGCCGCTGGAGGTGAGCGATGTGCGGGCGGCGTGATCGACCTCCCAGCCAAGGGCGCCCGGATGCAGGGCTTCGGCGCCCGCCAGCAGCGCCTGGCGCACGGCCTGCCAGGCCTGCCCCAAAGCCTCTGGTAAGTGGTCTTCACCCGGCCCGAGCAGATACCACATCCGCTGCAGATCCGCGCAGAAGCCGTCCTGCTTGACGCCGAAATCGACGTGAACGATCTGGCCTGGGCGCAGCGCCCGATCGGTCGGCAGCCCATGACCGACTTCGGCCTCAGGGCCGATGTTGATGATCGGGTCGGTCTCCCAGTCCCAGGCGGCGCCCACGCCGTCGCGGCGCATCATGGCATGCATCTGCTCAGCCAACTGGCGTTCGGTGACTCCAGGGCGCAGCTGCGGCGTCAATTCGCCGAGCAGGGCTTGGGTGGTGGCGACGGCTTGCCGGATGCGGCCCACCTCCTGTTCGGTCTTCTGTCCGCGCAGGCTGCCGAGGAACCTCGCCGCCGAGACGACACACTCGGCGGCGAAGCCCGCCTCCGCCAGCACTTCATCGAGGCGCAGCTTGAGGCCGTGCGTCAGCCCGTCGGAGGCCGGATCATCGGGTGAATAGTTGACCGCAATCTGCCGGGGGGCAAGGCGCTGCAGGGCCTGGATCAAGGCCGGGCGGATGGATTGATCGTAGGCGACGACCGTGGTGAACGCCTGCAGGCTCCTGGCCGTGCCGGCGTCGTAGCGGCCAAGAATCGCAACGCTCTCGCCGCTGCGATGGACGAGGAAGGCCGAATGCCAGGTCACCCCAAAGGGATAGATCAGGTCGAGGGCGGGGTCGCGCGTCAGGCTGGTCTCCTGCACCAGCGTCAACCACAGGTCAAGGTCGAATCGTTGCAGCAGGCTGGAGGCCTGAGCGAGTTTGGGGAGCACGAGTTCGGAAGCTGAGGATGTCATCGTCTCATCGGCGCTGTCGAGTGTATCACTCCGGCGAGCGAGCGAGTGCGGAGGCATCACATGCCGATGATCAGCCCACCGGGCTGACAGGTGCGGCAGAAATTAGTGATGCGCTGGTTAGCGGTGATGGCGGATATCGCAGTGCCGCAGCGAGGGCATGGCTCGCCTGCCCGCAGATGAATGGCAAAAGAGGAGCGGGGCTTGAGATGGATCTCGTCGCCCATCTCCCGACGCACCTGGTCAACGGCGTGGAGCAGCACCTGCTGCATCGCCTGATGTAGAGCCTCGACCTCGGGGGTCGACAGCGAAGCCCGCTTGCGGTACGGATGCAGGCCGGCTTGCCACAGGATCTCGTCGGCGTAGGCGTTTCCAATTCCGGCGACAAATGCCGCCCGGGTCAGGACACCTTTGATCTCACCGCGGTACGGGCGAAGCCGCTCCTTGAAGTCCGGAAGCGAGATGTCAAGCGCGTCCGGCCCCATCTCGGCGAAGGTTGGGATCTGTGCCAGATCGGTCGTGAGGTAGATCTGGCCCATGCGCTTGCTGTCGACGTAACGCAACTCTTCCGCCGGGTTGTCGAAATGGACGGTGACGTGGACCGGACCGACCTTCCGGGCATCTGGTGAACAGAGCTGCAGCCGGCCCATGAGTTTGGGGTTGATGGCCAGCGTCAGGCGGGCTTCGGAAGCAGCCGAATGAGAGAGGGGGATCAATAGGAACTTGCCCCGGCGCTCGACGGCGTCGAAAGTCCGGCCAGTGACCTGATGGGCGAAGCCCTGGCCGGTCAGGTCGCGCACCACGATCGGCCCGCCCTTGGGAGCGACGTCCACGCCCACCACCGGCCGCCCGGCCAGGCGGCGGACGAGAACGTCCTTGACGGCTTCCAACTCCGGGAGCTCGGGCATAGTGAACCGGGCGGGGATGCCGTCATTATACTGGCCCGGCTATTTCGGGGCCGAGTCGGCTGGACAGGATGCAGGTGGAGGTGCTATAAAGGTCATGTGCCGACAGGAGATGCATGCCCCTTTTCGGGCAAGCATGATGGACGAGAGCAACGAACCCGACCCGAATAGTTGCCGTGACAGTGCCGGGCTAAGCCCGGTCGCAGCACCGCGCACCTTCCCCGCCTGACCTCCGACCCCGGGCTGCTCCCAGGTGGTGCGGGTAAGGTGGCACCGCTGCCGGATGGACGCCTGGGCCGACCGTACCCCCCGGCTCCCGCATCCTTCTCTTGCCCCGAGGCGATTGCCGCACGGCTTGCGGCTTGCGCCCAGGGTTGGATCATTCTTGCCGTGAACTCGGGAGGCGCCATGATCACCATGTATCGCAGCACGCCCAATGGAGTGATCGCCATTCAGGAACCCGTCGAGGGTTGCTGGATTCACATGACCTCGCCGGATGCCGAGGAAATTGCACGCATTGAGACCGCCTACGCCATCCCGCGCGAGTTCCTGACCTACCCACTTGACGTCGACGAGACGGCCCGCACCGAGAAGGAGGAGGGCGTGGCGCTGGTCATCCTGCGCGTGCCGCGGCATGAGGGCCCGGGCTCCGATATCCCGTTCACAACCGTTCCGCTGGGCATCATCCTCACGGAAAGGGCCGTGGTCACGGTGAGTGCTCAGGAGAGTGAAGTCCTGCGCGGCATGTCGAACGGCAAGTTGCGGGGCATCAGCACCGCCAAGCGGAATCGCTTCCTGCTTCACCTGTTCTTGCTGACGGCCCAGCAGTACCTGGTCGACCTGCGAGCGATCAACAAAGCGG comes from the Anaerolineales bacterium genome and includes:
- a CDS encoding aminopeptidase P family protein, producing MTSSASELVLPKLAQASSLLQRFDLDLWLTLVQETSLTRDPALDLIYPFGVTWHSAFLVHRSGESVAILGRYDAGTARSLQAFTTVVAYDQSIRPALIQALQRLAPRQIAVNYSPDDPASDGLTHGLKLRLDEVLAEAGFAAECVVSAARFLGSLRGQKTEQEVGRIRQAVATTQALLGELTPQLRPGVTERQLAEQMHAMMRRDGVGAAWDWETDPIINIGPEAEVGHGLPTDRALRPGQIVHVDFGVKQDGFCADLQRMWYLLGPGEDHLPEALGQAWQAVRQALLAGAEALHPGALGWEVDHAARTSLTSSGYPEYLHAFGHHLGRVAHDGSTVLGPRWERYGRTPFSAIEVGNVFAIELGVQLEGYGPVYAEEDVRVAEASLEWLSTPQTEITLIQP